One genomic segment of Methanothermobacter wolfeii includes these proteins:
- a CDS encoding mRNA surveillance protein pelota has translation MRILEEDEKNGVIELVPETLDDLWHLSHIIEEGDLLSARTTRRIQDTSGEKIRSDRGVKKTFYLGIRVENVNFHVYTGRLRATGIIERGPEDLVPLGSHHTLEVKLNTPLRIKKDSWSRWTLRRLQEAVKASKEIRAIILVIEDDVADLGIIRQYGVEYQGPITGNIPGKRMQQRDRGKLKQEFYRKITEAISKYGDLETLIIAGPGFYKSDFHEYLMDMHPEIGRKAVIENTGTGGRSGIYEVLRKGTVEKVSSENRIASEIRNVNTLLERLARDPDSVVYGRDEVINAINMGAVEKLLVLDRVVSREDIEGYLDIVESMGGTVILISSEHEGGRQLEALGGLAGILRFKLS, from the coding sequence ATGAGGATACTTGAAGAGGATGAGAAAAACGGAGTCATTGAACTGGTGCCCGAAACCCTTGACGACCTCTGGCACCTCTCCCACATCATTGAAGAGGGAGACCTTCTATCAGCAAGGACAACAAGGAGGATACAGGATACGAGCGGAGAGAAGATAAGGAGCGACAGGGGTGTTAAGAAGACATTCTACCTTGGAATAAGGGTTGAGAACGTCAACTTCCATGTCTACACAGGGAGGCTGAGGGCAACAGGCATAATAGAAAGGGGACCCGAGGACCTGGTGCCCCTGGGGTCACACCACACACTGGAGGTTAAACTGAACACACCCCTCCGGATTAAAAAGGATTCATGGAGCAGATGGACACTCCGAAGGCTCCAGGAGGCGGTTAAAGCATCAAAGGAGATCAGGGCCATAATCCTGGTCATTGAGGATGATGTGGCTGACCTGGGCATAATAAGACAGTACGGTGTTGAGTACCAGGGACCCATAACAGGCAACATCCCAGGGAAGAGGATGCAGCAGAGGGACAGGGGTAAACTAAAGCAGGAATTCTACAGGAAAATCACCGAGGCCATAAGCAAGTACGGCGACCTTGAAACCCTCATAATCGCAGGTCCCGGTTTCTACAAGTCAGACTTCCATGAATACCTCATGGACATGCACCCTGAGATCGGCAGAAAGGCCGTGATTGAGAACACCGGTACCGGTGGAAGGTCAGGGATCTATGAGGTTCTGAGGAAGGGGACGGTGGAGAAGGTTTCATCGGAGAACAGGATAGCATCCGAGATAAGAAACGTGAACACTTTACTTGAAAGACTGGCAAGGGACCCTGACTCAGTCGTCTACGGACGGGATGAGGTTATAAACGCCATAAACATGGGCGCGGTTGAGAAGCTCCTGGTCCTTGACAGGGTGGTTAGCCGGGAGGACATTGAAGGCTACCTTGACATTGTTGAGAGCATGGGGGGCACCGTGATCCTTATAAGCAGTGAACATGAGGGCGGCAGGCAGCTGGAGGCCCTCGGGGGACTTGCAGGAATTTTAAGGTTCAAACTTTCATGA
- a CDS encoding phosphoribosylanthranilate isomerase, whose amino-acid sequence MKIKICGITRREDLLMGQRIGADLLGFINIERSPRNLELRKIRKLSDEAGEKAVLVLEPSDPQDVPAAVEKTGITRIQLHSVSASDLNRIKGILHDEGIMAEITVAVSPERDSFKDILELTRKSSGILLDSAIKGRTGGTGRRLRESAALKLLDEIRRRNPAVRVTLAGGLTPEFVKNRMAYVSRFDCLDFNSGIERAPGIKDHGRMIQLMDVIRNVRTDPVGNE is encoded by the coding sequence ATGAAGATAAAGATATGCGGCATCACAAGGAGGGAGGACCTCCTCATGGGGCAAAGGATTGGAGCAGACCTCCTTGGCTTCATAAACATTGAAAGGTCCCCCAGAAATCTTGAGCTCAGGAAGATAAGGAAACTTTCAGATGAAGCCGGAGAGAAGGCGGTCCTTGTCCTTGAACCATCAGACCCCCAGGATGTTCCGGCTGCGGTGGAGAAAACAGGGATTACAAGGATACAGTTACACTCGGTAAGCGCCTCCGATCTTAACAGGATAAAGGGAATCCTCCATGATGAGGGTATCATGGCGGAGATAACCGTGGCTGTGTCACCTGAAAGGGATTCATTTAAGGATATACTGGAACTCACAAGGAAATCCTCAGGGATACTCCTTGATTCTGCCATTAAGGGCAGGACAGGGGGCACAGGCAGAAGGCTAAGGGAATCCGCAGCCCTCAAGCTCCTTGATGAGATCCGGAGGAGGAACCCGGCAGTGAGGGTGACCCTTGCAGGGGGCCTTACACCGGAATTCGTAAAGAACAGGATGGCCTACGTATCAAGGTTCGACTGCCTTGACTTCAACTCAGGCATTGAGAGGGCGCCGGGTATAAAGGACCATGGAAGGATGATCCAGCTCATGGATGTAATCCGGAATGTTCGGACAGATCCCGTAGGGAATGAATGA
- a CDS encoding radical SAM protein — MFRIIPERCTGCGNCRTIQCSEPCSSCGTCQLACPSGALIPGEQDETLCTVTVNGVRVRARGTVKNALEAAGFRVSSLPDEGDLFAPCGSGGCWACSVSVNGRPAQACITPPQGGMVIETMDEPALRYVSRFGPHTAGGVGTPHHEKTGLAVEVVCFAHGCNLRCPQCQKSQAAFTGGLNLLDPEETANLLLGVESVYRTGTVTFSGGECTLNRAWLIKSIEEVRKRDGSLNIHVDTNGTILTRDYIDELVLAGMRRIGIDLKGLRPETFMRITGMEDRKTSEAYLENSWDAIRYIATGHREVFLGVGVPYNSKLISVDEIRGMAALIGSISRKIQVTVLDYRSEFRCMDIERPSVKEMLHVKGVMEDEGLEVVLAQTEHGFMGP, encoded by the coding sequence ATGTTCCGGATCATCCCTGAGAGATGTACAGGCTGCGGCAACTGCCGGACAATTCAATGTTCAGAGCCCTGCTCTTCCTGCGGTACCTGTCAGCTGGCATGCCCTTCCGGGGCACTGATACCCGGAGAACAGGATGAAACCCTGTGCACTGTAACGGTGAATGGGGTGAGGGTGAGGGCCAGGGGCACGGTTAAAAATGCCCTTGAAGCGGCAGGATTCAGGGTAAGTTCTCTGCCGGATGAGGGAGATTTATTCGCCCCCTGCGGTTCAGGTGGCTGCTGGGCCTGCAGTGTATCTGTTAACGGCAGACCAGCACAGGCATGCATAACACCCCCTCAAGGGGGGATGGTGATAGAGACCATGGATGAACCAGCCCTGAGGTATGTGAGCAGATTCGGACCCCACACAGCAGGAGGTGTGGGCACACCGCACCATGAAAAGACGGGGCTGGCGGTGGAGGTGGTCTGCTTTGCCCATGGATGCAACCTCAGATGCCCCCAGTGTCAGAAGAGTCAGGCGGCATTCACAGGCGGCCTGAACCTCCTGGACCCAGAGGAAACCGCCAACCTCCTCCTTGGGGTGGAATCGGTCTACAGGACAGGTACGGTGACCTTTTCAGGGGGAGAATGCACCCTCAACAGGGCCTGGCTCATAAAATCCATTGAAGAGGTCAGAAAAAGGGACGGGTCCCTGAACATACACGTTGATACCAATGGAACCATACTCACCAGGGACTACATTGATGAACTGGTACTTGCAGGGATGAGAAGGATCGGGATAGACCTGAAGGGACTGCGCCCTGAGACCTTCATGAGGATAACTGGCATGGAGGACAGGAAAACCTCGGAGGCCTACCTTGAAAACTCATGGGATGCCATCCGTTACATCGCAACAGGACACAGGGAGGTATTCCTTGGAGTGGGAGTGCCCTATAACAGCAAACTCATATCTGTCGATGAAATTAGGGGGATGGCGGCCCTGATAGGATCAATCAGCAGAAAAATACAGGTCACGGTACTTGACTACAGGTCCGAATTCAGGTGCATGGACATTGAAAGACCATCGGTTAAGGAAATGCTTCATGTAAAGGGGGTCATGGAGGATGAAGGACTTGAAGTGGTACTGGCACAGACAGAACACGGTTTCATGGGACCCTGA
- a CDS encoding FAD-dependent oxidoreductase — MRCAVIGGGPAGRAAAMELAALENEVTLIEKNSIGGTCLNEGCMVVCGLNDVARLLNDAGRLRDLGVLDIDFTPDYPRIAGGVKDVLNKIRHVTEGETREAGVEIIYAEAMVEDGRVIAGDDEIQYDRLIIASGAGPMIPPLDGAENAITYRDILNIPELPEKLVIIGGGVIAAEFAFIFSSFGSEVTVVSRSGFLHDLDPVIRVYVTDKLLDDVNILEDTPTLRMDEFGAETSRGYIEGLPLLATGLKPNSEFLEGFVELGRGGAVLVNDRMETSRKNVYAAGEVTGGPGTTPIARLQGSVAGLNAAGIERRIDYRHIPRSISLGYDVGFIDNRDIDGVEATIPGLAGPGSFWGVPEGKTGLTRVKLAEDGGEASVYSVAPGARIGIAYLSLLMRLGISLYDFDRFIETHPSTDAVYKIMRFLSRY, encoded by the coding sequence ATGCGCTGTGCTGTTATAGGGGGAGGTCCAGCTGGAAGGGCCGCTGCAATGGAACTGGCTGCCCTCGAAAATGAGGTTACACTTATTGAAAAAAATAGTATTGGTGGAACATGCCTCAATGAAGGCTGCATGGTTGTATGTGGCCTGAATGATGTTGCAAGGCTCCTTAATGATGCAGGACGCCTGCGTGACCTTGGGGTGCTTGACATTGACTTCACCCCTGACTATCCCAGGATTGCAGGGGGTGTGAAGGATGTCCTGAACAAAATCAGGCACGTCACAGAAGGGGAAACCAGGGAGGCCGGTGTTGAAATAATATACGCCGAGGCCATGGTGGAGGATGGTCGTGTGATTGCCGGTGACGATGAAATCCAGTATGACCGCCTCATAATTGCAAGCGGCGCAGGCCCGATGATACCACCATTAGATGGTGCTGAGAATGCAATAACCTACAGAGACATCCTCAACATCCCTGAACTTCCAGAGAAACTTGTTATAATTGGTGGGGGAGTTATAGCCGCAGAATTTGCCTTCATATTCTCATCATTCGGATCGGAGGTCACGGTGGTCTCAAGGAGCGGATTCCTGCATGACCTCGACCCTGTAATAAGGGTCTATGTCACCGATAAACTCCTTGATGATGTTAATATCCTTGAGGACACACCCACCCTTCGTATGGATGAATTCGGTGCTGAAACCTCCAGGGGTTACATTGAGGGACTGCCACTTCTTGCAACGGGTCTTAAACCAAACTCAGAGTTTCTTGAAGGATTCGTTGAACTTGGAAGGGGGGGTGCTGTCCTTGTGAATGACCGGATGGAAACATCAAGAAAAAACGTTTATGCCGCAGGTGAGGTTACAGGAGGACCCGGCACAACCCCCATTGCAAGGCTCCAGGGCAGTGTGGCGGGGCTTAATGCAGCGGGGATTGAAAGGAGGATAGACTACAGGCACATACCACGCTCCATCTCCCTCGGCTATGATGTGGGCTTCATCGATAACCGTGATATTGATGGAGTGGAAGCAACAATACCAGGACTTGCAGGACCCGGATCATTCTGGGGCGTCCCTGAGGGTAAGACAGGGCTCACCAGGGTTAAACTGGCGGAGGACGGCGGCGAAGCCAGTGTGTACTCCGTTGCACCGGGGGCGAGGATAGGTATCGCCTACCTATCACTCCTCATGAGGCTTGGAATATCCCTGTATGATTTCGACAGGTTCATTGAAACCCACCCCTCAACGGATGCCGTCTACAAGATCATGAGGTTCCTCTCAAGGTACTGA
- a CDS encoding HypC/HybG/HupF family hydrogenase formation chaperone has product MCIAAPAQIIEIDSEDNVATVDFGGVRQQVKLDLVDDVEEGKYVLVHSGYAIEVMSDEAARESLEAWDELLKALEEEDNLEL; this is encoded by the coding sequence ATGTGTATTGCAGCACCTGCTCAGATTATTGAAATTGACAGTGAGGATAATGTTGCCACCGTTGATTTTGGTGGTGTGAGGCAACAGGTTAAACTTGATCTTGTGGATGATGTTGAGGAGGGCAAGTACGTCCTTGTTCACTCAGGCTATGCAATTGAGGTGATGTCTGATGAGGCAGCCAGGGAATCACTTGAAGCCTGGGATGAACTTTTAAAGGCCCTTGAAGAAGAGGATAACCTGGAGTTATGA
- a CDS encoding amino acid-binding protein produces MWKQIKHRFERYPARMNVARKIIELGFKIDSNGKVYCDDVEISDVALARAAGVDRRTIRATAEIILRDEKLSGIFQNIMPAGSLLRNVADDLELGVVEIEANARNPGILAAAARLISEKGISIRQAHAGDPELDENPKLTIITDKPIPGFLLKEFLKIKGVKRVSIY; encoded by the coding sequence ATGTGGAAGCAGATAAAACATAGATTCGAAAGGTACCCTGCCCGTATGAACGTGGCAAGGAAGATCATAGAACTTGGCTTCAAGATAGACAGTAACGGCAAGGTCTACTGTGATGATGTTGAGATAAGTGACGTTGCCCTTGCAAGGGCTGCTGGGGTTGACAGGCGCACCATCCGGGCAACGGCGGAGATCATACTCAGGGACGAAAAACTATCAGGCATATTCCAGAACATAATGCCTGCAGGCTCCCTCCTGAGGAACGTGGCGGATGACCTGGAACTGGGGGTTGTTGAGATAGAGGCCAACGCCAGGAACCCTGGTATACTTGCAGCCGCAGCAAGGCTCATCTCAGAGAAAGGTATAAGCATAAGGCAGGCCCATGCAGGGGACCCTGAACTTGATGAAAACCCGAAACTCACCATAATAACCGATAAACCCATTCCCGGTTTTCTGCTGAAGGAGTTCCTGAAAATTAAAGGTGTGAAAAGAGTCTCAATCTACTGA
- the trpE gene encoding anthranilate synthase component I, which yields MNVFGSINLRKPRRERLELGDPFELFRNVYRNFDSCFLLESMESDTGLARYSFLGFDPRMIIRAESTTVEVERDGSSEFIDTENPFEILRNISGMTENSRGFSGGLVGYISYQAARLFDKICLSPGDFPDFEFGLFLDGIIYNHLTGNCTYITLGENRLDEIRKVMGDAVPTGRLRYSEEGTLFSRKRYENMVLEAKEKIRRGEIFQAVLSNATDYRLRGDRLAFYQALRRTNPSPYMYHLKLGEREIIGSSPEMLVRVENRKVETFPIAGTRPRGRTPDKDRRIASELLSDEKELAEHLMLVDLARNDIGRVSEFGSVKVPEYMEIRRFSHVQHILSHVTGRLRRNMDALDAVRALFPAGTVSGAPKIRAMEIIESLEGVPRNAYAGALGYLSLNGNADFAITIRSMVCSGKTGRIQAGAGIVHDSVPENEYLECQNKARALINSLELAGEGS from the coding sequence GTGAATGTTTTTGGCAGCATAAACTTAAGGAAACCCCGAAGAGAAAGATTAGAACTCGGGGACCCCTTTGAACTCTTCAGGAATGTGTACCGGAACTTTGATTCATGTTTTCTTCTGGAATCAATGGAAAGCGACACCGGACTTGCAAGGTACTCCTTCCTTGGCTTCGACCCCCGGATGATCATAAGGGCAGAATCAACCACGGTGGAGGTTGAAAGGGACGGGTCTTCGGAGTTCATTGACACAGAAAACCCCTTTGAAATCCTAAGGAACATCTCAGGAATGACCGAAAACTCCAGGGGATTCTCCGGAGGCCTGGTAGGTTACATATCATACCAGGCAGCCAGATTATTTGATAAGATCTGTTTGAGCCCAGGGGACTTCCCTGACTTCGAATTCGGACTCTTTCTGGATGGAATAATATACAACCACCTGACCGGAAACTGCACCTACATAACCCTCGGGGAAAACCGCCTTGATGAGATCAGGAAAGTCATGGGGGATGCGGTTCCCACAGGCAGACTCAGATATTCAGAGGAAGGGACACTCTTCTCAAGGAAAAGATATGAGAACATGGTCCTCGAGGCCAAGGAGAAAATCAGAAGGGGTGAAATCTTCCAGGCAGTGCTCTCAAACGCCACAGATTACCGGTTAAGGGGTGACAGGCTGGCATTCTACCAGGCACTCAGGCGGACAAACCCATCACCCTACATGTACCACCTGAAACTTGGAGAAAGGGAGATAATAGGTTCAAGTCCGGAAATGCTTGTGAGGGTTGAGAACAGGAAGGTTGAAACATTTCCGATTGCAGGTACAAGGCCCCGGGGCAGAACACCAGATAAGGACAGGAGGATTGCATCTGAACTTCTATCTGATGAGAAGGAACTTGCAGAACACCTCATGCTGGTTGACCTTGCAAGGAATGATATCGGAAGGGTGTCAGAGTTCGGATCGGTGAAGGTACCCGAGTACATGGAGATAAGAAGGTTCTCCCATGTACAGCACATACTCTCCCATGTAACCGGACGCCTAAGGAGGAACATGGATGCACTGGATGCAGTCAGGGCACTTTTCCCTGCAGGGACCGTAAGCGGAGCACCAAAGATAAGGGCAATGGAGATAATAGAATCCCTGGAGGGTGTTCCGAGAAATGCCTACGCAGGAGCCCTGGGGTACCTTTCACTCAACGGCAATGCAGACTTTGCAATAACCATAAGGTCAATGGTATGCAGTGGAAAAACAGGGAGAATACAGGCAGGAGCAGGGATAGTACATGACTCCGTGCCTGAGAATGAATACCTTGAGTGTCAGAACAAGGCAAGGGCCCTTATAAATTCACTTGAACTGGCAGGTGAGGGGTCATGA
- a CDS encoding ABC1 kinase family protein, which produces MKVPPYNTRPDMGRLREIIGVMGKYQFGNILEAVGLKNRFFETLKLYIRHPDEVHEPAAVRLRLVLEELGTTFIKLGQVLSTRADLVGKELADELSKLQDEAPPFPFRDVKAVIESELGEPLEDVFAEFDEEPLASASIGQVHRARLRSGDVVAVKVQRPGITGTIKSDIIIMKYLAKLADDRIPSLRYYNLPGIVSEFERAIRKELDYHQEANNAERFRSLFRDDDTVYAPYVYREYSTGKVLTMEYVEGVKLTDILDSDIKFNARTIAERGARCYFRQIFIHGFFHADPHPGNILVQRGNVLCFLDFGMMGHLDASFRKNLAELFILLMNYDVNGIVNQLRYMNILTEETDPDEIRYDIMDLLDRYYGADIRKVGELLTEFTMPEMIMKHGIRIPRDFVLLARVMSMAEDLGERLDPRFNGLEVAWEMTHELIRQRLNPMRVLDSAPTTLIEMDHIINDLPQSIIRTVQRLEEGKIRMELEHKNLDEISKRIERSTNRISLALLVSALIIGSSLVVLPNEALILQKFPYLGLFGFAVSFLIALALIVSIIKARRIN; this is translated from the coding sequence ATGAAGGTGCCCCCCTATAATACCCGCCCGGATATGGGACGCCTCAGGGAGATCATAGGGGTTATGGGAAAATACCAGTTTGGAAACATCCTTGAGGCTGTCGGACTGAAAAACAGATTCTTTGAGACCCTCAAACTCTATATAAGACATCCGGATGAAGTCCATGAGCCCGCTGCTGTCAGGTTGAGGCTTGTTCTTGAGGAACTCGGCACCACCTTCATTAAACTGGGACAGGTCCTCAGTACCCGCGCTGATCTCGTTGGAAAGGAGCTGGCAGATGAACTCTCAAAGCTCCAGGATGAAGCCCCCCCATTCCCCTTTAGGGACGTGAAAGCCGTCATTGAATCAGAACTTGGGGAACCCCTGGAGGACGTATTCGCTGAGTTTGATGAGGAACCCCTCGCATCAGCGTCAATAGGTCAGGTCCACAGGGCACGCTTAAGGTCGGGTGATGTTGTTGCCGTGAAGGTGCAGCGGCCGGGTATAACAGGAACCATCAAAAGCGATATAATAATCATGAAGTACCTTGCAAAGCTTGCGGATGATCGTATTCCTAGTTTAAGGTACTATAATCTGCCAGGGATAGTCTCTGAGTTTGAGAGAGCTATCAGGAAGGAGCTTGACTATCACCAGGAGGCTAACAACGCAGAAAGGTTCCGTTCACTGTTCAGGGATGATGATACCGTCTATGCGCCCTACGTGTACAGGGAGTACTCCACTGGTAAGGTGCTTACAATGGAATATGTGGAGGGTGTTAAACTCACGGACATCCTCGACTCTGACATTAAGTTCAATGCGCGGACCATCGCCGAGAGGGGTGCCAGGTGCTATTTCAGGCAGATATTCATCCATGGATTCTTCCATGCAGACCCCCACCCGGGGAACATCCTTGTGCAGAGGGGTAACGTGCTCTGTTTCCTTGACTTCGGGATGATGGGACACCTTGATGCTTCTTTCAGGAAGAACCTTGCTGAACTCTTCATCCTCCTAATGAACTATGATGTTAACGGTATAGTGAACCAGCTGAGGTACATGAACATCCTCACCGAGGAAACCGATCCCGATGAAATCAGGTATGATATCATGGACCTCCTTGACCGTTACTATGGTGCCGATATAAGGAAGGTGGGGGAACTGCTCACAGAATTCACAATGCCTGAGATGATCATGAAGCATGGGATAAGGATCCCCCGGGACTTCGTTCTCCTTGCAAGGGTTATGAGCATGGCCGAGGATCTGGGTGAACGCCTCGATCCACGGTTCAATGGCCTGGAAGTCGCATGGGAGATGACCCATGAGCTTATAAGGCAGCGCCTGAACCCCATGAGGGTCCTTGACAGCGCCCCAACCACCCTCATTGAAATGGATCATATCATCAACGACCTTCCACAGAGCATAATAAGGACCGTTCAGAGGCTCGAGGAGGGTAAAATCAGGATGGAACTTGAACATAAAAACCTTGATGAAATCTCAAAGAGAATTGAAAGGTCAACCAACAGGATATCACTTGCCCTGCTTGTTTCAGCCCTTATAATCGGTTCATCACTGGTGGTTCTCCCCAATGAAGCCCTGATACTCCAGAAGTTTCCCTACCTTGGACTTTTTGGATTTGCAGTGAGTTTCCTCATCGCCCTTGCCCTTATAGTTTCGATAATAAAGGCCAGGAGGATAAACTGA
- a CDS encoding glycosyltransferase: protein MKALFTVTGRGMGGDAITALNIARALEKRGFECEFALDHSAPGILFRKRGIEWHRVRIPQAGGHAATLKNTIKAALSTLRAVYETLKLIRRTEPDVVVGVIGGGAIVGCLSARIARVPAVGILITPLDARVCTRLNRNIALPESSLFGKNYRGVESIYSPINPEITRGEPERAVERMPTDFDPEKPTIVFSSGSSLFRLMAEAAVKTAESGIDANIVTVGHPLREEYMRIIDHEGIINLGYIDWISDLYSLADLAVLSDDGVMVHEAIALQVPVVALRGVKYGRYHNMASVFPSAVIGAGNDDVVDAISRALSDSENIKAAARKYSDDVLAAADRIAGIIAEEASRRSKDG, encoded by the coding sequence ATGAAGGCACTATTCACTGTAACAGGTCGTGGAATGGGAGGCGACGCCATAACAGCGCTTAACATAGCCAGAGCACTTGAAAAAAGAGGATTTGAATGTGAGTTCGCCCTTGACCACAGCGCCCCGGGAATCCTTTTCAGGAAGAGGGGTATTGAGTGGCACAGGGTAAGGATACCACAGGCAGGCGGCCATGCAGCAACATTAAAAAACACCATTAAGGCGGCTTTAAGCACTCTTAGGGCCGTTTACGAAACCCTGAAGCTTATAAGACGAACAGAACCCGATGTTGTTGTTGGTGTCATAGGTGGCGGTGCGATTGTCGGCTGCCTCTCTGCAAGGATTGCCAGGGTGCCTGCTGTGGGTATACTTATAACACCACTGGATGCAAGGGTCTGCACCCGCCTTAACAGGAACATAGCACTCCCTGAATCCAGTCTCTTTGGAAAAAATTACAGGGGTGTTGAGAGCATTTATTCACCAATAAACCCTGAAATAACCCGTGGAGAACCTGAAAGGGCGGTTGAAAGGATGCCCACTGACTTTGATCCGGAGAAACCGACCATTGTTTTTTCATCGGGATCATCACTCTTCAGGCTGATGGCTGAGGCGGCAGTTAAAACAGCCGAATCCGGTATTGATGCAAACATAGTCACTGTCGGCCACCCCCTGAGGGAGGAGTACATGAGGATCATCGATCATGAGGGGATAATCAACCTTGGATACATTGACTGGATCAGTGACCTCTACAGCCTGGCAGACCTTGCCGTGCTATCAGATGATGGTGTCATGGTCCATGAGGCCATAGCATTACAGGTCCCGGTCGTGGCCCTGAGGGGTGTTAAATATGGAAGGTACCATAACATGGCATCGGTATTTCCAAGCGCGGTTATCGGGGCAGGCAATGATGATGTTGTTGATGCCATATCAAGGGCCCTCAGTGATTCCGAGAATATTAAGGCGGCGGCAAGGAAGTACAGTGATGATGTTCTTGCCGCTGCAGACAGGATAGCAGGCATCATAGCAGAGGAGGCATCCAGGCGCTCCAAGGATGGCTGA
- a CDS encoding indole-3-glycerol phosphate synthase TrpC: protein MSRVTIEDIVSMRKTEINETIMKKPLRELKREIKDLKEPPSFLRALEGNRAALIYEYKRASPSASEISLKSLSEMMELFMEFADAVSVLTERSHFNGGIEYLREASEYEIPVMMKDFLVHEYQIYQARAAGAASVLLIPEVYPDLEAGIETCRELSMEPLVECRSAIDIYRAIEAGAEVIGVNNRNLEDFTVDLERTRALAPLVPDEVILVSESGVMGPEDAEILLNYGADALLIGTAVMSSPEPRELLEEIAEVAALCKPGRKRYGGDEFFEQFA from the coding sequence GTGTCCAGGGTAACCATTGAAGATATCGTCAGCATGAGGAAGACAGAAATTAATGAGACGATAATGAAAAAACCACTCAGGGAACTCAAAAGGGAGATAAAGGACCTTAAGGAGCCCCCCAGTTTTCTGAGGGCCCTTGAAGGGAACAGGGCAGCCCTAATATATGAGTATAAAAGGGCGTCTCCTTCAGCCAGTGAAATTTCATTAAAGAGCCTTTCTGAGATGATGGAGCTCTTCATGGAATTTGCAGATGCAGTTTCGGTTCTAACCGAGAGGAGCCACTTCAATGGCGGTATCGAGTACCTCAGGGAGGCATCCGAATATGAAATTCCTGTCATGATGAAGGATTTCCTGGTCCACGAGTACCAGATTTACCAGGCAAGGGCTGCAGGAGCCGCTTCAGTCCTCCTGATCCCTGAAGTATACCCTGACCTTGAAGCCGGAATCGAGACCTGCAGGGAACTCTCAATGGAGCCTCTGGTTGAATGCAGGAGCGCAATCGATATCTACCGGGCGATTGAGGCCGGTGCAGAAGTCATAGGTGTGAATAACAGGAACCTTGAAGACTTCACGGTGGACCTTGAACGCACAAGGGCACTGGCACCCCTAGTCCCGGATGAGGTTATACTTGTCTCAGAGAGCGGAGTCATGGGCCCTGAGGATGCCGAGATACTCCTGAATTATGGTGCTGACGCACTCCTTATCGGGACGGCTGTAATGTCGTCACCTGAGCCGCGCGAGCTCCTTGAGGAGATAGCTGAAGTCGCAGCATTATGCAAGCCTGGAAGAAAGAGGTACGGCGGGGATGAATTCTTTGAACAGTTCGCATAA
- a CDS encoding anthranilate synthase component II, whose product MILIIDNYDSFTHNLYQMVGEILETGDEEIQVFRNDELEISDVEKLDPAKIIISPGPGTPERRDDFGICRDVIRIFHDRPILGVCLGHQGIFSSFGGRIDYGEPVHGKIALITHDGSEIFRGVPSPFRATRYHSITCSDINIPPDLRVTARTDDGIIMAVKHVKHPIYGLQFHPESIGTPSGRKILENFLRM is encoded by the coding sequence ATGATACTCATAATAGATAACTATGACTCATTCACCCACAACCTCTACCAGATGGTGGGTGAAATCTTGGAAACAGGTGATGAGGAAATCCAGGTCTTCAGGAACGATGAACTTGAAATCTCAGATGTGGAGAAACTGGATCCGGCAAAGATAATCATATCCCCGGGCCCAGGCACCCCTGAAAGAAGGGATGATTTCGGGATATGCAGGGATGTAATTAGAATATTCCATGATAGACCCATACTGGGGGTCTGCCTTGGACATCAGGGGATATTTTCATCCTTCGGGGGGAGAATAGACTACGGGGAACCTGTCCATGGAAAGATAGCACTGATAACCCATGACGGTTCGGAGATATTCAGGGGAGTCCCCAGCCCCTTCAGGGCAACAAGGTATCATTCCATCACCTGCAGCGACATTAACATCCCCCCTGATCTCAGGGTAACGGCAAGAACAGATGACGGGATTATAATGGCGGTTAAGCACGTAAAACACCCTATTTACGGGTTACAGTTCCACCCAGAATCCATAGGGACACCCAGTGGAAGGAAGATACTTGAAAATTTCCTGAGGATGTGA